From a region of the Phaseolus vulgaris cultivar G19833 chromosome 6, P. vulgaris v2.0, whole genome shotgun sequence genome:
- the LOC137833227 gene encoding uncharacterized mitochondrial protein AtMg00820-like, whose amino-acid sequence MNEELMVIEKNNTWQLTDLPKGHKEIDVKWVYKIKVKANGEIDKYKARLVAKGFEQREGYDYEEIFSPVARMETIRLIIALTAQRQWKNSPNGRQAPTAWNKRIDSFLHATGFKKCASDHGSNLKMISDFKHIMMKEFEMTDLGLISYFIGH is encoded by the exons atgaatgaagaattgatggtgattgagaaaaacaatacatGGCAGCTCACTGATCTTCCAAAAGGACACAAAGAAATTGATGTGAAGTGGGTGTACAAGATTAAAGTGAAAGCAAATGGTGAGATTGATAaatacaaggcaaggttggtggcAAAGGGATTCGAGCAAAGAGAAGGCTATGATTACGAAGAAATATTTTCTCCTGTAGCTCGAATGGAAACAATTAGATTAATCATTGCTTTAACTGCACAAAGGCAATGGAAAAATTCACCAAATGGACGTCAA gCACCAACAGCTTGGAACAAAAGGATTGATTCCTTTCTTCATGCCACTGGATTCAAAAAATGTGCATCAGATCATG GAAGTAATCTCAAAATGATTAGTGACTTCAAGCATATCATGATGAAGGAATTTGAGATGACTGATCTCGGTCTTATATCCTACTTTATTGGGCATTGA